In Hermetia illucens chromosome 1, iHerIll2.2.curated.20191125, whole genome shotgun sequence, one genomic interval encodes:
- the LOC119655929 gene encoding aquaporin AQPAn.G: MAGSFHYTLGINELKTKKTEFWRALTGEFIGTFLLNFFGCAACTQAPNTTYIALAFGLAVFMAIMVVGHASGGHVNPAVTIGLLVAGKISIVRALCYIVVQCAGAIAGTAAIKALLDEIYHHGLGHTDLAEHITPLQGVGMEFFLGFVLVLTVFGVCDENKPDSRFLAPLAIGLTVTLGHLGAIRYTGSSMNPARTFGPAVIENKWENHWVYWVGPILGGIGASLLYTLSLKAPNSEDANDSRAKYAGVALDDREMRKFDA; encoded by the exons ATGGCGGGATCATTTCACTATACCCTTGGAATTAAcgaactaaaaactaaaaagacAGAATTTTGGAGGGCGCTGACAGGTGAATTCATTG GAACCTTCTTGCTGAACTTCTTTGGATGTGCAGCATGTACGCAAGCTCCAAATACGACGTACATCGCCTTAGCGTTTGGCTTGGCCGTTTTCATGGCGATAATG GTTGTAGGTCATGCTAGTGGAGGTCACGTCAACCCCGCAGTTACAATTGGGTTGCTGGTTGCAGGCAAGATAAGCATTGTGCGGGCTCTGTGCTATATAGTCGTGCAATGCGCTGGGGCTATCGCCGGAACAGCAGCAATCAAG GCTTTACTGGACGAAATATACCATCACGGACTCGGACATACTGACCTTGCAGAACACATAACTCCTCTGCAAGGTGTAGGGATGGAGTTCTTCTTAGGATTTGTTCTTGTCCTAACTGTGTTTGGCGTATGTGATGAAAACAAACCAG ATTCACGGTTCCTAGCACCATTAGCAATTGGTTTAACGGTCACTTTAGGACATTTGGGGGCAATTAGATACACTGGTTCCAGCATGAATCCAGCCAGAACCTTTGGTCCTGCAGTCATTGAGAATAAATGGGAAAATCACTGG GTCTACTGGGTTGGTCCGATTCTAGGAGGAATTGGCGCTTCACTGTTGTATACTTTGTCTTTGAAAGCACCTAACTCCGAAGATGCCAATGATTCACGAGCTAAATATGCCGGTGTAGCTTTAGATGATCGTGAG aTGCGAAAATTCGATGCGTAA